The Euphorbia lathyris chromosome 4, ddEupLath1.1, whole genome shotgun sequence genomic interval AGATTCCTCTTCCAAACAATTTGCAATTCCGGAATTGGAGAAGCAACCTACGCCCCGAAAAATGTTGTCGAAGGCCGCGAAGAAAATCCTTCCCTGTATGATGCATACTTGGAAATGGATGAAATCATATTCGGTACAATCGACAATCTGTTCGCGAAAACCGGAATATCTCCGTCGGAAATCGACATTCTTGTCGTCAATGTGTCGCTATTTTCGCCTTCACCGTCGCTAACAGCCCGAGTTGTTAACCGGTATAAAATGAGGGATAATATAAAGTCTTTCAATATGTCAGGAATGGGGTGTAGTGCTAGTCTTGTAGCTGTTGATCTGGTTCAGCAATTGTTTAAAACATACACGAATAAAATAGCACTTGTCGTTAGTACCGAATCTCTCGGTCCACATTGGTATTGCGGTAAGGAAAAATCAATGATGCTCTCGAATTGCCTGTTCCGGGCAGGCGGATGCTCTATGCTTTTAACGAACAATAGCGCATTGAAGCATAGAGCCGTCCTGAAACTCGGTCATCTAGTCCGAACACATATTGGTTCGGACAATGAAGCGTACGGATGTTGCATACAAGTCGAAGATGATCTTGGCTATGGAGGTTTTCTCCTCACTAGGAGCCTCACAAAAGCCGCTGCCAAGGCTCTTACAATGAACCTGAGAGTACTAGTCCCGAAAATCTTACCAGTAGCGGAACTTCTCCGCTATGTTTTCAGATCTTGGAGGACTAGCCCTGATGCCGGAATAAACCTCAAGGTAGCAGTTGAACACTTTTGCATACATCCGGGCGGGAAAGCGGTGATTGAAGGGCTTGGAAAGAGTTTAGGGTTGGACGATTACGACCTGGAACCGGCTCGAATGGCTCTTCATCGATTTGGGAACACCTCCGCGGGTGGACTATGGTATGTTTTGGGGTATATGGAGGCAAAGAAGAGGCTGGAAAAGGGGGATAGGATACTAATGATAAGCCTCGGAGCGGGTTTTAAGTGCAATAACTGTGTTTGGGAAGTAATGAAAGATTTGGAGGATGTGAATGTTTGGAAAGAAAGCATAGATGAATATCCTCCTCCTAATCCAATTGTTAATCCGTTCAAAGAAACGTATAATTGGATTAATGATGAATATCTTAGCTTTGTTAgacttcatttttaattaattttggtttCATTTTAAATAATGTTCATCTTGAATAATTTTGCTGTTCTTGAGCAAAACTTAAATCTATCTTGTAATTTTAATTAGATGTTCAATAAATATCATATTTAATCTatgttacattttttttaagtatattCCATGTTATATAATTGGCTTTCAAGCAGTGAAATATATA includes:
- the LOC136227201 gene encoding 3-ketoacyl-CoA synthase 19-like — protein: MEPSTIICSFLFCYVIFYISNLINQKKRSCCYMLHYECYKAPEERHLTTESCARIVLRNKKLGIEQYRFLFQTICNSGIGEATYAPKNVVEGREENPSLYDAYLEMDEIIFGTIDNLFAKTGISPSEIDILVVNVSLFSPSPSLTARVVNRYKMRDNIKSFNMSGMGCSASLVAVDLVQQLFKTYTNKIALVVSTESLGPHWYCGKEKSMMLSNCLFRAGGCSMLLTNNSALKHRAVLKLGHLVRTHIGSDNEAYGCCIQVEDDLGYGGFLLTRSLTKAAAKALTMNLRVLVPKILPVAELLRYVFRSWRTSPDAGINLKVAVEHFCIHPGGKAVIEGLGKSLGLDDYDLEPARMALHRFGNTSAGGLWYVLGYMEAKKRLEKGDRILMISLGAGFKCNNCVWEVMKDLEDVNVWKESIDEYPPPNPIVNPFKETYNWINDEYLSFVRLHF